The genomic DNA CCCTTATTGGATCGTGACCACCTACAAGAATTTGCGCGGTTTCGCGCTTCCAGAAGCGACCGGTGTCATTATTGTCAACGCCTCAACGGGCGCGACTCAAAAACACGATATTACAAACGTCCCCGAGTGGGTAGACCGCGTACAGCCAGAATATTTTATTCGTAGACAAATCGCAAACCAGGGCGAATATGTTCACGGCATATTTAACTTCGCCGACAAGGATAAGTTCCAACCGTCAGAAGGTCAGGCGGTTGTTTATAACAATGGGCGTTGCTATCTGTTTACTGGGCTAACCAGCGTAGGCAATGACGAAAGCGCCATCGGGTTTATGATGGTGAACATGGTTACTAAAAAACCCTTGCTCTATCAGATGAACGGTGCAACCGAATACGCCGCACAAGGCTCAGCACAGGGCAAGGTTCAACACCTTGGCTATTACGCTTCATTCCCGCTTATCATCAACGTGGACAGTGTTCCCACCTATTTTATGACGCTCAAGGATCGGGAGGGGCTGATCAAACAGTACGCCTTGGTCTCAGTGTCCAACTATTCCACCGTGGGGGTTGGCGAAACGATAACTCAGGCGTATCGAAACTACCAGACAGCACTGCGCCAAAGCAACGACAGCAGTCAACTTTTGCCTTCATCCGGCTCAGAACAAAAACTGACAGGCACCGTAGAACGCATTGCAAGCCAATATAATGGCGAGGATACAATTTACTTTGTCATTTTATCCGATTATAAAAATAAGATTTATACCGTTAATTCAAGTCTCTCTTCCGAACTTGCGCTCACCCGTGAAGGGGACCGTGTGAAAATCACGTACTGGGGAGACGGACAAAACACACAACCGATTGTTGAGACCACCGGTTTTGACAACTTACAATATATGCAAAAATAACATTCTGACAGAAGGAAACTTTGATGAGGATTCTTGTCGTCTCAGACACTCACCACGATTTTGACACGCTCTACCGCCTTGTACTGCGCGAAAAAGACCGTATCGACCTGCTGTTGCACCTTGGTGACGGCGCACAGGATGTTGACGATCTGCGTGCCGTGTGGCCACTGCTGTCGATGCGTTTTGTGCGGGGCAACTGCGACTACACTTCCACCGCGCCAGATACAGCGGTGGTCGAGGCGGACGGCGTGCGCCTGCTTCTGACACATGGTCACCTGTTCAACGTCAATTATACGACCGAACGACTGGCAGCCGAGGCAAGGCGGCAAAACGCCACAGTGGCGCTGTTCGGGCACACCCATCGTCAGCTCTGCCGCAGCGAGCTGGGCGTGCAGGTGATGAACCCCGGTAGCCTTAGCAAACCCCGTGACGGCAAGTTTGGCTATGGCGTGATAGAAACCGTACAAGGTCAGCCGGTCTGTTCACTGCACCGGTTTGAATAAAAACAGTGTACACTGTCAAAACACCCGATTCGTTCAATATTAAAAATCCCGCTGCACAACGATGTGCAGCGGGATTTTCTGATAATGATTAACCGATGGCGGTACCAGAGGGAACCGCATCATCCACAAAAATGACCTTACAGCCGCTTTCCTCACTGGTGGCGGCCAGCAGCATACCCTGGCTCTTTTGACCGGCGAATTTGGCCGGCTTGAGGTTGGCCACTACAATAATTTTGCGGCCGACCAGCTCCTCCGGCTTATATTCGCCCTTGATGCTGGACACAATTTGTCGCCCGCCCAAACCGTCGTCGAGCGTCAGCTTCAAGAGGTTGCGCGCCTTGGGCACCTCTACGCATTCAAGCACCTTGCACACTCTAAAATCGAGCTTGGCAAAATCATCAATAGCAATCTCGGCCTTCAAAGGTTCGGCCGTAGCTTTAGGCGCCGCTTCGGCCTCAGGCTCTTGTGGCTGCGCTGCGGCCAGCTCCTCGGCGGAGGCAGGGGTTGAAAAATCGAGCAGTGGCAGATAGCGCACCTTGTCGATGGCATGCAGGAATAGATAAAGCCGCGGCCCCTTTTCCTTGTTAAGCAACAGTCGATAAACATTCTTGAAGAAACGTCCCTGCTTTTGCTTAATCTCCTTCTCGTCCCCGCCTGGGAACACCGTGCGCGAAACAGAATAGAGGAACGTATTCAAGCCATCCAGGCTGTCATCCACTGTCGAGAGATGTTCAAACAACAGCTTGATTTCCTGTTTTTCATCGTCAGAAAGCGAATTGTAAACCGCAAAATCACGGATGCTGCGCAGCTTGTAGGCGTTTTCAGGCGAACACTGTTCCAGCCAGAACTGCGCCAACGCTAAGCGCTCGGCAAACTCCTCGCGCTTATAAGGCGTGCCAATTTTCTCGAACACCGTCTCGAGTGCGTCAAGGTTAAAGTCCACCGTGCTGCCAAGCTGAACAAGCTGGCCCATCGGCACTGTTTTAACCTCATGACCCGGCACATCAACGTTGTACATAATGGCATTGAGCCGCTCGTCTCCCTTGCCTGCGCGGTAATCGTTGAGCGCCTTGTCAAACTCAAAGTACTGACGCAAAATCTCTTCATCAAAACAAAAATCAAACGCTTTAAGCGGTTCAGTCTTGGAATAAAGCCACAAAATGACCTCAGGCTGGTAAATTTTCAGAAGTGTTTCAGGCGTCAAATTGAGCCCCGACGAACCGGACATCTTGCCGGTCATGCCCTTGATGCCGATAAACTCATAACCAGTAAAATACGGCGCTGGATAGTCGTAAATCTTGTCTGAAATAATGCGGCTGGTCTGATAGCTGCCGGTGGGGGACGCGTGATCCTTACCGCCGGGCTCGAAATCGACGCTTTCGGCCTTCCATCGCATCGGCCAATCAATCTTCCAAGCTAGCTTGGCGCTGCTACCGTTCACAAAGTCATAATCGCCCTCATATCCACACTTGCAGGTGAAGTGACCGGTCGTGCAATCCTCTGAAAAAGAGGTGAAGGTGGTGGTATCTTTGTCGCAGGCCGGGCAGTATACGATAGCGGGGCTATAGGCCTCTCGCTCACCCTCCGCCGCATCTTGCGTGCGAAAACTGTCTAAAATATCAAAAATCTCGCCGCGGTGGCGCAGCGCATGAATTATACTCTCGTTATAGCGCCCTGAACGATATTCAACGGCCTGATAACGGAAATCAACCTCAATGCCAAAGCGCGACAAAGAGCATTCGAACTCTTTTTCAAAGTGCTCGGCATAGCTCCCGCAGCAGCCAAAGGGATCGGGTACGTCCACATAGGGCTTACCGATATGCTGGCTCCACTCCTCGGGTACGTTTTTGGGCACCTTGCGGAAGCGGTCAAACTCATCCCACGAGAAAAGCAACTTTGCCTTTTTACCAGCTTTTTGTAACGCGCGGCAGACAAAATAACTCGTGGCAATATCTCGGAAGTTGCCAATGTGCACCGAGCCCGAAGGGCTGATGCCCGCGGCACAGACATACTCTTCCTTATCAGGCTTTTTTGTAATAATTTCATTGGCAATTGCTTCTGACCAATGCATAACTTCAGACCATCCCTTTCAACTGCAAATACAAAGCACGCGCAAGGCTCATTAAAGCCATTTTTCGCGCATGCGCATTTTATGCCATTATTTTTAAAATTCTACTATAAAGGAACCCAAAAGTCAAACATCCACCAGTCCTTTTAGGGCGACAGTCGACCAAGCGTTTTTGGCCGACGGTATTGATTTAACCGCGTGTTGTGCTATACTTTATTTTATATCGACACTTTTTTGCGCGGCGCACAACGCTGTCAGCTCAGCCTTTGTTTACGAAAAGAGGAGATGTCCTATGCTGTCATACCAGGCCCTTGGGTTGGAAAATTCTAAAAACCTTCTAAAAAAAGCTTACGAAGGGCATTACGCCGTTGGCGCTTTTAACTTTATTTCTATCGAGCAGCTCAATGGCATTTTCGATGCCTGTGTTCAAAAACGCTCGCCCGTTATTCTGCTGGGTTCGCCCAAGCTGTGCCGCCAGTTTGAGCCGCGCATGCTTGCCAGAATGGCACAGGCCGGACGCGAGCGCGTACTCGAGCAGGGATTAGATATCCCTACCGTTCTGCATTTGGATCACGGCCTTTGCTATGAGCACTGTGTCACCGCTATCCAGAACGGTTTTTCGTCGGTAATGATAGACGGCAGTGCCCTACCCTTTGCCGAAAATGTGGCGCTGACCCGTCAGATTGTGGAATATGCCCATGCCTATGGCGTGACGGTGGAGGGTGAGTTGGGCGTACTCGATACCGAGGCTAACGCGCAAAGCTACTTCCCGCAGCGGCTTTATACCGACCCCTATCAGGCGGCCGAATTTGTTGAAAAAACCGGTGTAGATAGCCTTGCCGTTTCCATTGGCACCTCGCACGGCATGGTCAAATATCTCCCCAACCCCGACGGCAGCTATCCTGAATTACGCTACGATATTTTAGATAAGATCGAAACACTGATGCCCGGTTTCCCCATTGTGCTTCACGGCGCCTCCTGCCTGCCGTACAAATACATCGAAATGATTAATCGCTACGGTGGCAAGATCGGGCATACCGCTGGCATCCCCGATTATCAGATCACCAACGCCACACAGAAGGCGGTAAGTATGGTGAACATCGCTTCCGATGGCTGGTTGGCAGCACTTGCCCTCACGCGAAAGGTGCTGGCTGAAAACCCGACCGCAATAGACGGACGTATCTATTCTTTGCAAGTTCGCCCGGAATTAAAGGAACTATACTGCCATAAAATTGACATACTTGGCAGCGCAGGCAAATGCTGATAGCCGCCAAAATGACCTGCCATAACGTGGGGCTGCTGCTTTTTTTGCAGCAGCCCCTTTGCTGTTTATCTACTTGAATGATTAATGACCAACACATCGTTTTCCTTGATCACGGTCGATCCCCGAGGGATGATCACCCGGTCTTTTCGCTGCACCATGATAATAAGCATATCCGGCTTATTAAAAATTTCTGAGACACGTTTATTCTCCCACTTATCGCCCTTGCCAATACGCTTTTCAAATAGCGAG from Oscillospiraceae bacterium MB24-C1 includes the following:
- a CDS encoding class II fructose-bisphosphate aldolase; this encodes MLSYQALGLENSKNLLKKAYEGHYAVGAFNFISIEQLNGIFDACVQKRSPVILLGSPKLCRQFEPRMLARMAQAGRERVLEQGLDIPTVLHLDHGLCYEHCVTAIQNGFSSVMIDGSALPFAENVALTRQIVEYAHAYGVTVEGELGVLDTEANAQSYFPQRLYTDPYQAAEFVEKTGVDSLAVSIGTSHGMVKYLPNPDGSYPELRYDILDKIETLMPGFPIVLHGASCLPYKYIEMINRYGGKIGHTAGIPDYQITNATQKAVSMVNIASDGWLAALALTRKVLAENPTAIDGRIYSLQVRPELKELYCHKIDILGSAGKC
- the lysS gene encoding lysine--tRNA ligase: MHWSEAIANEIITKKPDKEEYVCAAGISPSGSVHIGNFRDIATSYFVCRALQKAGKKAKLLFSWDEFDRFRKVPKNVPEEWSQHIGKPYVDVPDPFGCCGSYAEHFEKEFECSLSRFGIEVDFRYQAVEYRSGRYNESIIHALRHRGEIFDILDSFRTQDAAEGEREAYSPAIVYCPACDKDTTTFTSFSEDCTTGHFTCKCGYEGDYDFVNGSSAKLAWKIDWPMRWKAESVDFEPGGKDHASPTGSYQTSRIISDKIYDYPAPYFTGYEFIGIKGMTGKMSGSSGLNLTPETLLKIYQPEVILWLYSKTEPLKAFDFCFDEEILRQYFEFDKALNDYRAGKGDERLNAIMYNVDVPGHEVKTVPMGQLVQLGSTVDFNLDALETVFEKIGTPYKREEFAERLALAQFWLEQCSPENAYKLRSIRDFAVYNSLSDDEKQEIKLLFEHLSTVDDSLDGLNTFLYSVSRTVFPGGDEKEIKQKQGRFFKNVYRLLLNKEKGPRLYLFLHAIDKVRYLPLLDFSTPASAEELAAAQPQEPEAEAAPKATAEPLKAEIAIDDFAKLDFRVCKVLECVEVPKARNLLKLTLDDGLGGRQIVSSIKGEYKPEELVGRKIIVVANLKPAKFAGQKSQGMLLAATSEESGCKVIFVDDAVPSGTAIG
- a CDS encoding YfcE family phosphodiesterase → MRILVVSDTHHDFDTLYRLVLREKDRIDLLLHLGDGAQDVDDLRAVWPLLSMRFVRGNCDYTSTAPDTAVVEADGVRLLLTHGHLFNVNYTTERLAAEARRQNATVALFGHTHRQLCRSELGVQVMNPGSLSKPRDGKFGYGVIETVQGQPVCSLHRFE